The window TTTTGCCAAAGACCGCTGTATAAGAAATCGACCCAGAGGAGGGCAAAGGTTTGCCCGTGGCAATGGTAAAAGGACCAAGCCCGTGATACTCGCCTGGATTCATCTCCGCAGGCATGTACCCCTTGCCCTTGGTAGTCAGAACATGAATGAGCACCGGACCACGGTGAGCATTATCCCGGACATTCCTCAGGGTGGAAATGAGGTCTTCCAGATCATGGCCAGGAATCGGCCCGATGTACTTAAACTTCAAGGCCTCGAAGAGCATGCCGGGCGTGAAAAAGGCCTTCAGGCTCTCCTCGGATTTACGCAGCACGCTGAGAATATTCTCGCCCACTGAGGACATGGACTTCAGCCCATCCTCCAGGTGGTCCTTGAGGCTCCGCATGGTCTTGGAGTTGAGCTTTCTGCTGAGAAAGCTGGACATGGCTCCCACATTCGGGGAAATAGACATTTCATTATCGTTTAGGATAACGATGAGATCCTTATGCAGGTCACCGGCATGATTCAAGGCCTCAAAGGCCATACCGGCGGTCATGGAGCCATCACCGATCACCGCGATGACCTTGCTGTCATCCTGCTGCAATTCTTTGGCTGCGGCGATGCCCAGACTATAGGATATGGAGGTGGAACTATGCCCGCTTTCCACCACATCGTATTCACTCTCGGAATGCTTAGGAAAACCGCTGATTCCCCGATATTGGCGAAGGGTATGAAACTGATCCCGTCGCCCGGTGATGAGTTTATGGGCATAGCATTGATGCCCCACATCCCAGACCAATTTATCCTTCGGGGTAGCAAAGACATAATGGAGGGCCAAGGTCAGTTCAACGACGCCAAGACAGGGCGCAAGATGGCCGCCGTTCTCGGCAACCGTGTGAATAATTTTCTCGCGTATCTCGCCAGCGAGCTGCTCCAGCTCTCTGAGATTAAATCCACGCAAATCATCCGGACTTTCGATACTGTCCAGCAGTTTACCGCCCTGTTCAGGGCTCTGATGAGGAGTCATTATTCTGTCCTTTGCTTCTGCCGACCGGTTTTCCGGACAAGTCTTTGCGTATTCCGCCATGTATTTTCTATGATGTAATCCAAGTGAGATAGAGAAAAACAGAGAAAAGCCGTTGAGGACATTTCCCAAGACTCTCTATTTATTCATCAGACTCTGTTCCTTCTGCAATCTCTTCGCCAAAAGGAACAGCTGTCAGTTTGTCATTTTTCTTCAATAAGAGATCAACCTGACCGCGAGCCTCTTCCAGTTTTTCATTGCAAAATTTGACCAGCTGAACGCCTTCTTCAAATTTTTTCAAACTGTTGTCTAAGCCCAAATCGCCCTGTTCCAGTTCTTCGGTAATCCGATCCAGTTTTGTCAGGGCATTTTCAAATGTTTTCTTGGCCATACACCATTCCAGCTAAAAATCGCGGTTGCATCATCTCCCATCAGGAGTACAATGCGTATCTTCTTTTCGTGCAAAAAATATTTTATTGTAAACCGGATGAAAAAGGCTTTCAACACCTGATTTATGAATGCGTCCCATTTACCTGCTTTTACCGATTGGCTAACAATTGAGCGTGGTTACTCACCACATACTGTGGAATGTTACTCTCGTGATGTCATTGAATTCTTTCACAGTATCAACAAAGAAACCAAACTCAAAGAGATCTCGCGCGAGCATATCGGACGGTACATCTCTTCGCTCTATCTCATGAACTCCGGCTCCTCTGTGGCCCGCAAGATGTCCGCCCTGCGCACCTTTTTCAAATACTGCATCAGGCAGGGACATATCAGCATAGATCCCCTGGCTGGCATAGCCGGACCCAAGCGCTCCCGCCATATCCCGACCTACCTCACAGTGGATGAGGTTTTCAGTCTCCTGGAAGAACCAAAGAAGAAAGATCGTTTCTTCCTCCGGGACAAGGCCATAATGGAGCTCATCTATTCCACCGGAATACGGGTATCCGAGGCAGTTGCAACCAACCTTGTGGATGCTGATTTTGCCGCAGAGCTGATTATAATCAAAGGAAAGGGGAAAAAAGAGCGTCTGGTCCCCTTTGGCAGTACAGCCTGCCAAGCCCTGCAACTATGGCTCCCTGCCCGTAATCAGCTTATCGCGGGTCGCATCACGCGCGGGGACGAGCCGGAACGAGAGGCCTTATTCCTCAACAACCGAGGCACCCGGCTCACGGTGCGCAGTGTGGAGCGAATGGTTGCGGGATACGGCCTGCGGGCAGGCATTGCTGTCCGGGTGACCCCTCATGCCCTGCGCCACTCTTTTGCCACCCATCTCCTGGAAATGGGCATGGACCTCCGTATGGTCCAGGAACTCTTAGGCCATGCGAGCCTGTCCACCACCCAGCAATACACCCATCTTAACCTGGAACATCTGACCAAGGTATACGACGACGCCCACCCGCAGGCCAAGAAGAAAGAAGAATAGCCCGGATAGCCAGGATAACCTATTCCCCCTCTCAGGACTCTCTCAGGAATGGCATCAGAGCCAATATTTTTTCTTGACATTCACCGCCCTTCTCTTTATATTTGTCTCGACCTTCCAATGCACTGGGGGATGGTCTAATGGCAAGACAGCGG is drawn from Candidatus Electrothrix aestuarii and contains these coding sequences:
- the xseB gene encoding exodeoxyribonuclease VII small subunit; its protein translation is MAKKTFENALTKLDRITEELEQGDLGLDNSLKKFEEGVQLVKFCNEKLEEARGQVDLLLKKNDKLTAVPFGEEIAEGTESDE
- the xerA gene encoding site-specific tyrosine recombinase/integron integrase produces the protein MNASHLPAFTDWLTIERGYSPHTVECYSRDVIEFFHSINKETKLKEISREHIGRYISSLYLMNSGSSVARKMSALRTFFKYCIRQGHISIDPLAGIAGPKRSRHIPTYLTVDEVFSLLEEPKKKDRFFLRDKAIMELIYSTGIRVSEAVATNLVDADFAAELIIIKGKGKKERLVPFGSTACQALQLWLPARNQLIAGRITRGDEPEREALFLNNRGTRLTVRSVERMVAGYGLRAGIAVRVTPHALRHSFATHLLEMGMDLRMVQELLGHASLSTTQQYTHLNLEHLTKVYDDAHPQAKKKEE
- the dxs gene encoding 1-deoxy-D-xylulose-5-phosphate synthase, giving the protein MTPHQSPEQGGKLLDSIESPDDLRGFNLRELEQLAGEIREKIIHTVAENGGHLAPCLGVVELTLALHYVFATPKDKLVWDVGHQCYAHKLITGRRDQFHTLRQYRGISGFPKHSESEYDVVESGHSSTSISYSLGIAAAKELQQDDSKVIAVIGDGSMTAGMAFEALNHAGDLHKDLIVILNDNEMSISPNVGAMSSFLSRKLNSKTMRSLKDHLEDGLKSMSSVGENILSVLRKSEESLKAFFTPGMLFEALKFKYIGPIPGHDLEDLISTLRNVRDNAHRGPVLIHVLTTKGKGYMPAEMNPGEYHGLGPFTIATGKPLPSSGSISYTAVFGKTICALAEKDKRICGITAAMPAGTGLSEFSLRFPDRFFDVGIAEQHAVTFAAGLALDGLRPVLAVYSSFMQRSLDQLIHDVCLPDLPVTFALDRAGVVGDDGPTHHGVFDISFLRFVPNLTVMAPKDENELQHMLYTSVNNDGPCAIRYPRGGGEDVALDKDLRNIPIGKGELLRKGKDLLLLPVGNRVYPALEAAEGLAKLGIDAAVINPRFIKPLDNELISDWASTCGRVLTVEDNVKKGGFGSAVLQMLHEMHLLVPCRVLGYGNKFIDQAPQQTLWKNAGIDVAGIIKGALEVMKQGD